The Branchiostoma floridae strain S238N-H82 chromosome 8, Bfl_VNyyK, whole genome shotgun sequence genome has a segment encoding these proteins:
- the LOC118421785 gene encoding collagen alpha-1(I) chain-like — protein MAWLKRWIILVFYGSIQQLMIFDDPLVGAVQCSVFSQNCKQNPTLSQNELDIETTNNRISGSTERRPRKKTKVKADYNFISGASAAQRLPAANSKLSSLILKNITAQGQSEPGLTYSAAQQAGHDVKSNLVIKEIGEIVGDPVGSESPGWELQQNYTLDSNTTSGDAPDGALYSLLNQTTRNLITRTRNGTASQPGSIPSVTFETNPGVEEGVGVFEEGEPTDGRVSIVEEQVAPPSFPAGQVDLDPGNGDSVLLVGEGEGVLSVGSFPAGEVPVVDETVVSAVEVGSNGSVIESSIPFTPGEVAQPQSPSVVTGGASSEPVDIDGGFRILQNGTIVGYGYVEPNGFLLEPNGSRAIGPDGNPISIPYEGPDGNPISVPIAGPDGRPIRPEEYPMVIGPDGGPVLGPDGFPLINPVEPSDPLGPDGYPVPVGPDASLVGPDGYPLYPPTQVGVPPVVPNFHEGMPAPGAHGYGGREIPPGFVAPGPGAGPRIPPGAGPGMTREEYIALLEGSWVPGPRGMPGEPGPQGLRGVRGPRGQRGRQGERGPPGPPGEQGMMGAAGIMGRPGRKGPAGKRGIPGEPGERGQEGKDGDRGNMGLPGMPGNQGFNGKPGRPGMTGPPGLKGDKGDPGMDGPMGPPGEPGDQGERGPWGPEGPPGVAGQQGLPGPAGPGGPRGHTGSPGKDGKKGPKGDKGPAGLQGIRGRTGAQGGPGRSGPRGIIGKAGIPGHPGLKGDQGERGPEGPIGHRGPAGKIGQKGASGRPGKNGKPGDPGFMGFPGFKGNAGPKGDKGAIGPDGKPGPPGYEGEVGEAGLTGAHGEIGLKGDPGQQGTPGIPGNVGRPGAKGKEGGRGPRGPRGLPGKKGSDGMMGHEGRPGPRGPPGPRGGEGGPGLPGPKGQQGPPGPPGEGGLKGEPGERGDDGPEGQVGGVGPHGKDGKYGPRGPPGPVGFPGRLGPPGLPGPRGPIGIPGWPGEIGKMGPQGPTGRTGPKGKHGRIGQGGLPGPRGVPGWPGLPGPTGERGEPGLDGLPGSAGPRGVEGAQGPPGKPGPDGVPGIPGDQGNAGLEGPAGEKGKLGPQGPQGLKGDVGDPGDYGPPGAPGRVGQQGLYGAPGPVGYPGKKGETGLVGVAGPPGAAGERGSEGDPGKPGPPGPKGSPGPDGPQGPPGQQGDPGIYGMVGEDGPRGPDGERGPPGIAGIPGVDGELGEPGEEGSRGPRGPEGDQGKPGEPGPFGEPGPEGYKGRQGQPGSPGEPGDPGMVGEEGPPGPPGPPGAHGSQGDPGMTGPPGKPGPEGSAGQDGQRGPPGPRGDPGESGDTGLPGAIGVNGNPGPPGPAGSPGKTGPAGEKGPPGLKGDPGPRGKTGEIGVQGPAGTPGMKGEDGFPGTQGSPGPPGGKGEVGPEGPQGKKGLLGAPGPRGTQGPIGPKGLRGNPGLPGADGSKGSFGKSGSKGDQGLMGLTGPIGPPGQRGPDGRRGDIGRSGFPGEPGDTGPIGPPGLTGKLGRKGEIGPRMASLQCTMYI, from the exons TCCCCAGGATGGGAGCTTCAGCAGAACTACACACTGGATTCAAACACGACGTCAGGTGACGCCCCCGATGGAGCGCTCTACAGCCTTCTAAACCAAACAACACGAAACTTAATCACAAGGACTCGCAACGGTACCGCGAGCCAACCAGGTAGTATTCCGTCTGTTACCTTTGAAACTAACCCTGGCGTAGAGGAGGGAGTAGGTGTGTTTGAAGAAGGGGAGCCGACAGACGGTCGCGTCTCAATTGTCGAGGAGCAAGTAGCACCGCCTAGCTTTCCAGCCGGCCAGGTTGACTTGGATCCTGGGAATGGAGACAGTGTTCTCTTGGTTGGAGAGGGAGAGGGTGTTCTATCGGTTGGCAGTTTCCCAGCTGGCGAGGTACCAGTAGTTGATGAGACCGTTGTATCTGCTGTAGAAGTAGGATCAAATGGCAGTGTCATAGAGAGCAGTATTCCCTTTACTCCAGGTGAGGTAGCGCAGCCGCAGTCTCCTTCAGTTGTCACGGGCGGCGCCTCCAGCGAACCGGTGGACATCGACGGCGGATTCAGAATCTTACAGAACGGAACCATTGTCGGATACGGTTACGTAGAACCCAATGGTTTTCTGTTGGAGCCGAACGGAAGCCGAGCCATCGGACCAGACGGGAACCCCATCTCAATACCATACGAAGGACCAGACGGGAATCCCATTTCCGTACCAATCGCAGGCCCAGACGGAAGGCCCATCAGACCAGAGGAGTATCCGATGGTCATCGGACCGGATGGAGGCCCGGTTCTTGGTCCGGATGGTTTCCCTCTCATAAATCCAGTAGAACCATCAGATCCACTAGGTCCAGATGGATATCCAGTTCCCGTTGGACCGGACGCCTCTTTGGTTGGTCCGGACGGTTATCCTTTATACCCCCCGACACAGGTTGGCGTTCCCCCCGTGGTTCCTAACTTTCACGAAGGCATGCCCGCTCCCGGCGCTCATGGGTACGGAGGCAGAGAAATCCCACCAGGGTTTGTGGCACCAGGCCCAGGAGCAGGGCCCAGGATCCCGCCTGGAGCAGGGCCAGGG ATGACCAGGGAAGAGTACATTGCACTGTTGGAGGGAAGCTGGGTACCG GGACCAAGGGGGATGCCAGGAGAACCAGGACCACAAGGGCTGAGAGGAGTCAGG GGTCCTCGAGGACAGCGTGGCAGGCAGGGAGAAAGGGGACCGCCTGGACCTCCG GGCGAACAGGGTATGATGGGTGCTGCTGGCATCATGGGAAGACCAGGAAGGAAAGGACCTGCTGGCAAGCGTGGGATACCTGGCGAACCGGGAGAAAGAGGGCAAGag GGTAAGGATGGGGACCGTGGAAACATGGGACTGCCTGGAATGCCAGGGAACCAG GGTTTTAATGGAAAGCCAGGGAGACCAGGAATGACAGGGCCTCCTGGGCTCAAG GGGGACAAAGGTGACCCAGGGATGGATGGACCAATGGGGCCACCG GGTGAGCCAGGTGATCAGGGGGAAAGAGGACCATGGGGACCAGAAGGACCTCCA GGTGTCGCTGGCCAACAAGGTTTACCAGGTCCAGCTGGACCGGGG GGTCCAAGAGGGCATACTGGATCACCTGGCAAAGATGGGAAGAAAGGACCAAAG GGAGACAAAGGTCCTGCTGGTCTACAAGGCATTCGAGGAAGAACA GGTGCACAAGGAGGGCCGGGGAGGAGTGGACCAAGAGGCATCATAGGCAAGGCG GGTATTCCTGGACATCCCGGTCTAAAAGGAGACCAAGGAGAAAGA GGACCAGAGGGGCCAATTGGACATAGAGGCCCTGCAGGCAAAATTGGACAAAAG GGAGCTTCAGGAAGACCAGGCAAGAACGGAAAGCCGGGAGATCCA GGCTTTATGGGCTTTCCAGGCTTCAAGGGCAATGCTGGCCCAAAGGGAGACAAG GGAGCCATAGGACCCGATGGGAAGCCTGGCCCTCCAGGCTATGAGGGAGAAGTTGGGGAGGCAGGCCTGACTGGTGCTCACGGAGAGATCGGTCTGAAGGGAGATCCC GGTCAACAAGGAACACCGGGTATTCCAGGGAACGTTGGTAGGCCAGGCGCAAAG GGTAAAGAAGGTGGTAGAGGACCCCGTGGACCCAGAGGTCTCCCAGGAAAGAAG GGGTCAGATGGCATGATGGGACATGAAGGTCGTCCTGGTCCAAGG GGCCCTCCTGGACCCAGGGGAGGTGAGGGAGGACCAGGGCTGCCTGGTCCAAAG GGTCAACAAGGACCCCCTGGCCCACCTGGAGAGGGAGGACTGAAG GGAGAGCCAGGAGAAAGAGGAGATGATGGCCCTGAGGGTCAGGTTGGAGGCGTT GGTCCACATGGTAAAGATGGCAAGTATGGTCCAAGAGGACCCCCAGGGCCTGTG GGCTTTCCTGGTAGATTGGGCCCTCCAGGTCTACCAGGGCCAAGGGGACCTATT GGTATTCCAGGCTGGCCAGGGGAGATCGGCAAGATGGGACCACAAGGTCCTACT GGGCGCACCGGACCAAAGGGTAAACATGGAAGAATAGGACAAGGAGGCTTACCA GGTCCTAGAGGCGTTCCAGGATGGCCTGGTCTCCCTGGTCCTACA ggagagagaggggaacCTGGACTGGATGGGCTTCCTGGATCAGCA GGCCCAAGAGGAGTAGAAGGTGCACAAGGACCCCCTggtaaacctggacctgat GGTGTTCCAGGTATACCAGGTGACCAAGGAAATGCTGGACTAGAGGGACCTGCA GGAGAGAAGGGGAAGCTCGGTCCTCAAGGCCCACAGGGCTTAAAGGGAGACGTGGGAGACCCAGGCGACTATGGCCCCCCAGGTGCACCAGGAAGAGTTGGACAACAG GGATTGTATGGGGCTCCTGGTCCTGTTGGATACCCAGGGAAGAAAGGAGAAACG GGTCTTGTCGGTGTTGCGGGACCACCAGGGGCTGCAGGGGAGAGAGGCTCAGAAGGTGATCCTGGCAAACCTGGTCCCCCGGGACCTAAAGGCAGTCCAGGGCCAGAC GGTCCCCAAGGCCCACCtggacagcagggagaccctgGCATATACGGCATGGTG GGAGAAGATGGACCAAGGGGACCAGATGGGGAAAGAGGTCCTCCTGGAATAGCT GGAATTCCTGGAGTTGATGGTGAGCTTGGAGAGCCAGGGGAAGAAGGCTCAAGG GGTCCCAGGGGTCCTGAGGGAGACCAGGGCAAGCCAGGAGAACCAGGACCATTT GGTGAACCAGGTCCAGAGGGATACAAGGGTAGACAAGGGCAACCTGGATCTCCA GGAGAACCAGGGGATCCGGGCATGGTTGGAGAGGAGGGGCCACCTGGACCACCG GGACCCCCAGGAGCGCATGGTTCTCAGGGTGATCCGGGCATGACAGGACCACCG GGAAAACCAGGGCCTGAAGGGTCAGCTGGCCAAGATGGACAGAGAGGACCACCG GGTCCAAGAGGAGATCCCGGGGAGTCAGGTGACACAGGACTACCAGGAGCCATC GGGGTGAACGGAAACCCAGGACCACCTGGACCCGCGGGATCACCCGGAAAAACT GGACCAGCAGGTGAGAAGGGCCCACCTGGACTGAAAGGAGACCCAGGACCTAGA GGCAAGACTGGTGAGATTGGTGTGCAAGGACCAGCGGGCACGCCAGGGATGAAG GGTGAAGATGGATTTCCTGGCACACAGGGGTCACCTGGGCCACCTGGTGGAAAG GGAGAGGTTGGACCAGAGGGACCACAAGGCAAGAAGGGACTACTGGGAGCTCCT GGCCCACGTGGAACTCAAGGACCGATCGGACCCAAAGGACTGCGAGGAAATCCT GGTCTCCCTGGAGCAGATGGTTCAAAAGGATCATTTGGGAAGTCTGGTTCAAAG GGAGATCAAGGATTGATGGGCCTCACTGGACCAATTGGACCACCTGGACAAAGG GGTCCAGATGGAAGGAGAGGGGACATCGGTCGATCTGGTTTTCCTGGAGAGCCT GGAGATACTGGCCCTATAGGACCCCCAGGATTAACAGGAAAACTGGGCAGAAAG GGAGAAATTGGGCCAAGG ATGGCTTCActtcaatgtacaatgtacatctaa
- the LOC118421390 gene encoding collagen alpha-1(XI) chain-like: MDLYKATGYNVSEGATLSISNGTNTFLIRVVDGAAILFDAETGSTRKFNVSSGTKIFPNGTVLAGETEMMSIGKFLNMTGEARLLGLGVVVVGEAGSVTNQTGTGGSYSQVAGENGYPAEAFNQNGGSRTVPTGTGETVFVTGTSGTSGTFTTGGGGSVFGTGTGTGTTSGFGEENGVVKEIFSPATDIDHLKKLISKIQVAEWTDYFEGEMDRLQGIVKTIIGGPWGTAEYPATTCRDLMLAQPGLKDGYYFIDPDGGCLENAFQAFCNFTAGGLTCFQPTNSTLASPRSPHKVDNFTWFSELEGGFEIQYDGDPVQLNYIQAMSTRATQTFTFECSSAVAWYNWNTDGYDQAVQLRSNNDNILTYGTPGVKTIYDGCQFASPQLDLTVIEINTTATECVPVRDFGVFELNENGQEFGFSVGQVCFQ, translated from the exons ATGGACTTGTACAAGGCTACAGGGTACAATGTGTCAGAAG GAGCGACCCTTAGCATCAGCAATGGGACAAACACCTTCCTCATACGTGTTGTGGACGGtgcagccattttgtttgatGCTGAAACTGGATCTACAAG AAAATTCAATGTGTCCTCTGGAACCAAGATCTTCCCCAATGGCACAGTGCTGGCAGGAGAAACTGAGATGATGTCCATTGGCAAGTTCCTGAACATGACGGGGGAGGCCAGGCTCCTGGGCTTGGGCGTGGTTGTTGTAG GTGAGGCAGGGTCTGTAACCAACCAGACGGGAACAGGAGGCTCCTACTCCCAGGTGGCAGGTGAGAACGGATATCCTGCAGAGGCCTTCAACCAGAACGGAGGGTCTCGGACAGTCCCGACCGGCACTGGGGAAACCGTGTTTGTGACAGGAACATCAGGAACCAGTGGGACCTTCACAACTGGGGGAGGCGGATCCGTTTTTGGGACAGGGACTGGAACAG GCACCACCAGTGGTTTTGGAGAAGAAAATGGAGTTGTGAAAGAGATTTTCTCTCCAGCAACAGATATAGATCATCTCAAAAAG CTCATCAGTAAGATACAGGTAGCAGAGTGGACGGACTACTTTGAGGGAGAGATGGACAGGCTACAGGGGATTGTGAAGACCATCATCGGAGGCCCCTGGGGCACAGCTGAGTATCCTGCCACCACGTGTAGGGACCTGATGTTAGCACAGCCAGGACTGAAGGATG GTTATTACTTCATAGACCCGGATGGAGGCTGCCTAGAGAATGCGTTCCAGGCCTTCTGTAACTTCACAGCTGGAGGACTGACCTGCTTCCAGCCCACCAACAGCACCTTGGCT TCCCCAAGAAGTCCACACAAGGTTGACAACTTTACCTGGTTCAGTGAGTTGGAAGGTGGTTTTGAG ATCCAGTACGACGGCGACCCTGTGCAGCTAAACTACATCCAGGCCATGAGCACGCGCGCGACCCAGACCTTCACGTTCGAGTGCTCGTCGGCGGTAGCCTGGTACAACTGGAACACTGACGGCTACGATCAGGCGGTACAACTCCGGTCCAACAATGACAACATACTAACCTATGGAACTCCTGGGGTAAAGACTATATATGATGGATGCCAG TTTGCCTCCCCCCAGCTGGACCTGACAGTTATAGAAATCAACACAACGGCCACAGAATGTGTTCCTGTCAGAGACTTTGGGGTGTTTGAGCTGAATGAAAATGGACAAGAGTTTGGCTTTTCAGTCGGCCAAGTTTGCTTCCAATAG
- the LOC118421297 gene encoding beta-galactoside alpha-2,6-sialyltransferase 1-like, producing the protein MRATKTTLFIGVLCLCILVNVLLSKFPNTTDVPQTIDGLYCNVKTKISFSTITQNSTNFENRSDEEVLPKGSLENSVSYNSCAVVSSSHGLMLHTYGREIDAHDAVLRFNCAPTETFEEFVGSRTDIRLINTRIPGRACKKEFLNDSIAMFNREITVVRNFDAVRLAPRGIDTKKDRFRVFENLKEFGRTHPNRTMPFILIPDFGKDIATELGRFCIATGKCKKTDKSPSTGMFGVVMMLHLCNWVYVYEILPSNKDSTNLRYYYDEKAKNLKTTGGFHSFSQEKQYIRTLSLTSDQDIANTGVALLKGLNKVRCD; encoded by the exons ATGAGGGCCACAAAGACGACTCTTTTCATTGGTGTGCTATGTCTCTGCATCCTTGTCAACGTTCTCCTCAGCAAGTTTCCAAACACGACAGACGTTCCTCAAACCATTGATGGGCTGTATTGTAACGTGAAGACGAAGAtatcattttcaacgataacgCAGAACTCCACCAACTTTGAGAATCGTTCGGACGAAGAGGTTCTACCAAAGGGGAGTCTGGAGAATTCGGTCAGCTACAACTCCTGCGCGGTTGTAAGCAGCAGTCACGGGCTCATGCTCCACACGTACGGGCGGGAGATAG aTGCCCACGACGCCGTTCTGAGATTCAACTGTGCTCCGACGGAAACGTTTGAAGAGTTTGTCGGCAGCCGGACGGACATACGGCTCATCAACACTAGGATACCTGGACGAGCATGCAAGAAAGAATTTTTGAACGACAGTATCGCCATGTTCAACCGTGAAATCACTGTCGTCAGAAACTTTGACGCAGTTCGTTTGGCACCACGAGGTATAGACACCAAGAAAGACCGATTTCGCgtttttgaaaacttgaaagAGTTTGGAAGAACACACCCTAACAGGACAATGCCTTTCATACTGATACCAGACTTCGGGAAAGACATTGCTACTGAACTCGGGCGTTTCTGCATCGCAACAGGGAAGTGTAAGAAAACGGACAAGTCTCCCAGCACTGGCATGTTCG GGGTTGTTATGATGCTACATCTTTGCAACTGGGTATACGTCTACGAGATCCTTCCTTCCAACAAGGACAGCACGAATCTAAGGTATTACTACGACGAGAAGGCCAAGAATCTTAAGACGACGGGTGGATTCCACTCCTTCAGCCAAGAGAAGCAGTACATCCGGACATTGTCCTTGACTTCTGATCAGGACATAGCCAATACCGGCGTGGCACTGTTAAAAGGACTGAACAAGGTTCGCTGTGATTGA